Below is a genomic region from Insulibacter thermoxylanivorax.
AAGAGCCCTAAGGAGCCGGCAAAAAACGACGTGATCAGCCACCGTCCCTTCTCCTTCAGGATGCTGCCGATCGACTGCAGATAAGCTTTCAGTTTCTTCGGTTCGTCCTGGGATTTGGGTTCTTGGATCAGGAAAATGACAGCAAGCAGTGAAAGGCCGCAGAAGACGGGAAAGGAGAAAAACACCGCATACCAGATGATCAACGCCAGCAGCGAGCCGATGATCGGACTGAGCACCTTGCCTAGACCATTGGATGCCTCAACCAGTCCAAGTGCCCGGCTCTCTTCCCCGCCTTGATACATATCCCCGATCAGCGCCATGGCAATCGAGGATGTGCCGGCCGCCCCCAAACCTTGCAGGGCGCGGGCGGTGATCACCACACCGTAGGATTTCCAGATGGCCCCGAATCCCGCCAAGATCCCTGCGCTTCCATATAGGATCAGGGCGGGGATGATGATGATCTTGCGGGAGAACCGGTCTGACAAATATCCTAAGATCGGAATGAATAATCCAGCAGTGATCGAAAAAAGACTGATCGTCAAACTGCTCTGAAATTGGGAGATCTGGAGGGCTCGCTGCATCTGAGGCAGAACGGGGATCAACATGGAGTTGCCCAGCACGAGCACCAAGGGGATGGAGGCCAGAGCGAGGTATTCCCATACCTTCCCCTTTCCTTGGTTGGCAGCTGATTGTCGGCTGTTCGCTGCGGTACCATCTTGGCCTTGTTCAAGTTCGATCTCAATCTCGCTCTGGAAACGAATATCGAGGATGCGCTGTTTTGCTTTTACCATGTCGGCAGTTCGACCTCCGGATTGGATTCGCCAATAGGCGTAACATTCCCGTCCTGCAGGCAAATCATACATCGAACCAT
It encodes:
- a CDS encoding MFS transporter → MVKAKQRILDIRFQSEIEIELEQGQDGTAANSRQSAANQGKGKVWEYLALASIPLVLVLGNSMLIPVLPQMQRALQISQFQSSLTISLFSITAGLFIPILGYLSDRFSRKIIIIPALILYGSAGILAGFGAIWKSYGVVITARALQGLGAAGTSSIAMALIGDMYQGGEESRALGLVEASNGLGKVLSPIIGSLLALIIWYAVFFSFPVFCGLSLLAVIFLIQEPKSQDEPKKLKAYLQSIGSILKEKGRWLITSFFAGSLGLFILFGALFYLSQILEEKPYEIEGVLKGLILAIPLMGMVTTSYITGSVIKKNGVLIRWLMNIGLAVMTVSLGLSIFLYKNIYLLIGFLTLSSIGTGLLLPCLNTMITGAAAKSERGMITSLYNSLRFIGVAFGPPLFSWMMSVSNELVFITVSVLALITLGLIFFLIKPDRKLSEA